Part of the Desulfovulcanus ferrireducens genome is shown below.
ATATTGGGAATCGAACGAGATCATTAGACCCCGTTCTTCAAAATATTTTAGATTCCTGGAAAAGCAAAAAATTGGAAGCTAATTTGTCTCATATGTGTCGAAACCACACAAATAATACCAATATCTTTTTCTTGTCATATTCTTCAAATACCAACCCCCATTGTGGAAATATATGTGTTTGCTTCCACAGTATCAGAGCTTCTTCTATCCTGTACACCAACCATCATTTTACTTCTTCTATTTTTAAAAAATTTCAAAACTTGGGGCCGACTCACTCCATTTTTCCTCATCCCTACTGTCAATAACTCTTTTGGCGCAGGCAGGGCACAGACGCACAATCATTAAATCATCCTCCTCATCAATGATTTCAGATAGTTGCCAGCGCAGCTTTTCCAATTGGGTCTTATTCATTCGCACCCGAAAAATAGAATATTGCAAATGTTCGCCAACTCCTTTTAGAATTTTAAAAACTTTTGCCCATCGTTTCTGATCTCTAATATCATAGCAAACCAAGTGCCAGTGTTTATCAGCACTCATTTTTTCTCCATTTAACGACTT
Proteins encoded:
- the cas2 gene encoding CRISPR-associated endonuclease Cas2, which encodes MSADKHWHLVCYDIRDQKRWAKVFKILKGVGEHLQYSIFRVRMNKTQLEKLRWQLSEIIDEEDDLMIVRLCPACAKRVIDSRDEEKWSESAPSFEIF